One genomic region from Dehalobacter restrictus DSM 9455 encodes:
- a CDS encoding LCP family protein has translation MEWDRLEEKNKKRKAFTIIAVLLAGIIAGSAAFGYFFLNQGSTGMWESTENASTDSLNKRISFLLIGADKRPGQTSYNTDTIIVASVDPDTKLISLLSIPRDTRVSLPGSNSYIKINSVVMYRGIPELMDEVTELTGILLDGYVVTNFDGFKSIIDTVGGIELDVEMDMYKETGDEVDGVIDLKAGEQHLTGTQVLQYARFRGDSTADIGRTARQQKVLKAVAKAVLQPSTIIKLPKLIPQINEVVESDLKLADILRLSKAAAAFDSSNMVNQTLPGYGLYLDNISYWEVNPDHAKQVTKNLLLGITTDITIDGTVLDLLSPELRSHITVPGGSSDPNGTASPGHDDSGSTSGSSKESSGAALNDGSTGTSGGTGTDIGQGTGSPDQGNSLGQDESNLNNGNASNKKTKEIKLLIIPE, from the coding sequence ATGGAGTGGGACAGACTTGAGGAAAAAAATAAAAAAAGGAAAGCTTTTACGATCATTGCAGTTCTGCTCGCAGGGATTATTGCCGGTTCGGCTGCCTTTGGCTACTTTTTCTTAAATCAAGGAAGTACAGGTATGTGGGAGAGTACAGAAAACGCAAGTACGGACTCTCTTAACAAACGGATAAGCTTCCTGTTAATCGGCGCAGACAAAAGGCCCGGACAGACTTCCTATAATACGGATACTATTATTGTTGCGAGTGTGGATCCTGATACGAAATTAATTTCTCTCTTGTCCATTCCCAGGGATACCAGGGTCAGCCTTCCCGGATCAAATTCTTACATCAAAATTAATTCGGTCGTGATGTACCGAGGAATTCCTGAGCTGATGGATGAGGTTACCGAACTGACGGGCATACTGCTTGACGGCTATGTCGTAACCAATTTTGACGGTTTTAAAAGTATTATCGACACAGTGGGCGGAATTGAACTCGATGTTGAAATGGATATGTACAAAGAGACCGGAGACGAAGTTGACGGCGTGATTGACCTGAAAGCCGGAGAGCAGCATCTGACCGGGACTCAGGTGCTCCAGTATGCTAGATTCCGGGGAGACAGCACCGCGGACATCGGCAGAACTGCACGGCAGCAGAAGGTTTTGAAAGCAGTGGCCAAAGCAGTCCTGCAGCCCTCAACCATTATTAAACTACCCAAGCTTATTCCTCAAATCAATGAAGTTGTTGAAAGCGATCTGAAACTCGCGGATATTCTAAGACTATCCAAGGCAGCTGCGGCTTTCGACAGTTCAAACATGGTGAATCAAACACTGCCTGGCTATGGACTTTATCTTGACAATATCAGTTACTGGGAAGTCAATCCCGATCATGCCAAACAAGTGACTAAGAATCTTCTGCTCGGGATTACCACCGATATAACCATCGACGGGACAGTCCTCGACCTGCTGAGCCCGGAACTTCGATCCCATATCACGGTACCCGGAGGCTCTTCAGATCCAAACGGCACCGCATCTCCAGGTCACGATGACTCGGGCAGTACGAGCGGGAGCAGTAAAGAATCATCCGGAGCAGCGTTGAATGACGGAAGTACGGGAACAAGCGGCGGAACCGGTACGGACATTGGACAGGGTACGGGTAGTCCGGACCAGGGCAACAGCTTGGGGCAGGATGAAAGTAATTTGAACAATGGCAATGCTTCAAATAAAAAGACGAAGGAAATAAAGCTATTAATCATTCCTGAATAA
- the selD gene encoding selenide, water dikinase SelD — MSGDKIRLTQYSSKSGUGCKIGPGDLAQVLCHFPKQTSNPDLLIGFDTSDDASVYRLNNNQAIVQTVDFFTPIVDDPYSFGQIAAANALSDIYAMGARPLTALNLVSFPIDKLDKSILMEILRGGKDKVEEAGALIIGGHSIDDPEPKYGLSVTGIIHPDRVLTNSSARENDLLVLTKPLGLGIITTGIKNGIVPATDEKAAIEVMARLNKETSEIAVQTGVNACTDITGFGLLGHLHEMMKASGMQAEIFAGNVPVLDCAWDCLEKGTIPGGTLSNLIYLEDYLDAECSLDWKLILGDAQTSGGLLLAVPEEKIETLITECHNRNVHSVEIIGRISKGEPGKVLIRGGTHAFTKTTINGVGQT; from the coding sequence TGACAAAATAAGACTGACGCAGTACTCGAGCAAATCTGGCTGAGGGTGCAAGATTGGTCCTGGTGACCTGGCACAAGTTTTGTGTCACTTTCCAAAACAAACGTCCAACCCGGATCTTCTGATCGGCTTTGATACGTCAGATGATGCGAGTGTCTACCGTCTTAATAACAATCAGGCGATCGTCCAGACAGTTGACTTTTTTACTCCGATCGTTGATGATCCATATTCTTTCGGGCAAATTGCCGCAGCCAACGCCCTCAGTGATATCTATGCCATGGGTGCGCGTCCGCTGACTGCGCTGAATCTTGTTTCTTTTCCGATTGATAAGCTTGATAAAAGCATATTAATGGAGATACTAAGAGGGGGAAAAGACAAAGTTGAAGAAGCCGGAGCCTTAATCATCGGTGGGCATTCGATCGATGATCCTGAACCGAAGTATGGTCTGTCCGTAACAGGCATTATTCATCCTGATCGGGTGCTGACTAATTCCAGCGCCAGGGAAAACGATTTGCTCGTTCTGACAAAACCATTAGGACTTGGGATTATCACGACTGGGATAAAAAACGGGATTGTCCCAGCAACGGATGAGAAAGCCGCCATTGAGGTCATGGCACGGCTGAATAAGGAAACGTCGGAGATTGCAGTCCAGACCGGAGTAAATGCCTGTACGGATATTACCGGCTTTGGTCTGTTGGGACATCTTCACGAAATGATGAAAGCCAGCGGTATGCAGGCTGAGATATTTGCAGGGAATGTTCCGGTTTTGGACTGTGCCTGGGACTGTCTAGAGAAAGGAACAATCCCCGGAGGAACATTGTCCAACCTGATTTATCTCGAGGATTATCTGGATGCAGAGTGCAGTCTGGACTGGAAATTGATCCTCGGTGATGCTCAGACTTCAGGTGGGCTGCTTCTGGCAGTGCCTGAAGAAAAAATTGAAACGCTAATCACGGAATGTCATAACAGGAATGTGCATTCTGTCGAAATCATTGGCAGAATATCGAAGGGAGAACCCGGAAAAGTATTAATTCGTGGGGGAACCCATGCCTTTACCAAGACAACGATAAATGGAGTGGGACAGACTTGA